In Sinobacterium caligoides, the sequence TGACCGGCCATTGAGCCATCTCCAGCGCCTTGCGCATTGTCTGTTCAAGCAGCTGCTCACTGGTAAACTGGGCGGTAGCAATACCCAACTCGACACAGCGATCAGCATCAATCCACTCACTGGTCAGCAATATCTCTGAAGCCTGGCGAGCACCAATCATCTGCGGCAACAGATAGCTGCTACCCAGCTCGGGGCTAAGACCGATACGAGTAAATGGGAAGTTCATCCGCAGTGCTCCCCCAACATAGATAATATCGGCATGCAGCGCCAGTGTTGCACCACCACCGACGGCTACACCGTCAATCGCACACAGCAGCGGCTTATTAAATAGGGCCAATGCCAGTGCCGTCTTATCGAAGGGGTGCTCAGCCGCTGTCTCAACGGAGAAGTCAGCCAAATCGGCACCCGCAGAGAAGTTGCCCCCCTGACCGGTCAAGACCACCACGGCTACCATCGGGTCCTCATTCGCCACCAACAAGGCTTGCTCTAAAGCCAACCAGCCAGCAATATTCAGTGCATTCTTCTTCTCAGGGCGGTTAAAAGTCAGCGTCAGCACACCATCGTTTAACTCTTTCAACAGGCATTCATCCATGCTTATCTCCTCGGCTAATCATCGAAAGTATTCGGTG encodes:
- a CDS encoding enoyl-CoA hydratase/isomerase family protein — translated: MDECLLKELNDGVLTLTFNRPEKKNALNIAGWLALEQALLVANEDPMVAVVVLTGQGGNFSAGADLADFSVETAAEHPFDKTALALALFNKPLLCAIDGVAVGGGATLALHADIIYVGGALRMNFPFTRIGLSPELGSSYLLPQMIGARQASEILLTSEWIDADRCVELGIATAQFTSEQLLEQTMRKALEMAQWPVSSLVATKKLLKDVTREPMLAALEREGRKFRQMLGQPENIEAVTAMLESRAPDFRQFRQANKV